Proteins co-encoded in one Seriola aureovittata isolate HTS-2021-v1 ecotype China chromosome 1, ASM2101889v1, whole genome shotgun sequence genomic window:
- the rerglb gene encoding RERG/RAS-like b, which yields MNDIKLALLGSEGAGKTALLVRFLTKRFIGEYASSANSFYNKRMSIDGRQLNLEIFDPCSQSGSSRCILVESASWADGFVVVYDISDRMSFLHAKSILRQIREAREQSRKGLVDVPVFLVGNKQDLCNARQVHGEEGRSLAQEHACHFQEVSAAEDYLEISNLFTKLIRRVMENLKHRADRRRYSGSKTMAKLINNVFGKRRKSV from the exons ATGAATGACATCAAGTTGGCTCTGCTAGGGAGCGAGGGTGCTGGTAAAACAG CTCTCCTGGTGAGATTCCTGACAAAACGTTTTATCGGAGAATATGCCTCCAGTGCCA ATTCCTTCTACAATAAAAGGATGTCCATCGACGGGAGACAGTTAAACTTGGAAATATTTGATCCATGTTCACAG AGTGGAAGCAGCAGATGCATCCTGGTGGAGTCTGCGAGCTGGGCAGATGGATTTGTGGTTGTGTACGACATCAGTGACCGAATGTCCTTCCTCCACGCCAAAAGCATCCTGCGGCAGATCAGAGAGGCCCGAGAGCAGAGCCGTAAGGG ACTGGTGGATGTTCCAGTCTTCTTGGTGGGCAACAAGCAGGACCTGTGCAACGCTCGGCAGGTACATGGGGAGGAGGGCCGATCCTTGGCTCAGGAGCATGCCTGCCACTTCCAGGAGGTGTCTGCAGCGGAGGACTACTTAGAGATATCCAACCTCTTCACTAAGCTCATTCGTCGTGTAATGGAGAACCTTAAGCACCGTGCAGACCGCAGACGTTACAGTGGCTCCAAGACCATGGCAAAACTCATCAATAATGTCTTTGGTAAAAGGCGGAAGTCTGTCTGA
- the stk33 gene encoding serine/threonine-protein kinase 33, which translates to MTEADVSGLDMDMVSPRTNRDTLERDVPAKRLENDAKLREIYTFGRKLGQGSFGVVYEATHIGTQTKWAIKEVCRPAAGSSKVEMLEHEIDILKQVNHDNIIHLKEVYETPRMMYLVTELCDGGELRHLLQRKRFFTEDETRHIICSLADAVAYLHKRNIMHRDLKLENILVKKSPDVDDNDRINIKVTDFGLSAKTGVGIENIMKEACGTLGYMAPEMMSGRGYSLWCDVWSIGVVMYMLLCGEPPFVSRKKANLLDEIMKKEVTFIQPIWDTVSDAAKNILTCLLKTDPAYRMSANQLLENPWITGDTNVPVIQSNALDLMRNQREEKERTNTLEDLSLAFSKDTLNLSLVPGAALPEIDGNCRNPVKLSPEKDSSFCRPSTSTKPIKNSGGSLQHDKRRNGTETSGPPQPTTIQSHAGVKATTQLSAKQHRPQEKKDLSTGQKPVPDLSKADNQRVRTGPRKPPAGSKTNNHSE; encoded by the exons ATGACAGAAGCAGATGTTAGTGGATTAGACATGGACATGGTGTCCCCACGGACCAACAGGGACACATTGGAGAGGGATGTGCCTGCAAAACGCCTTGAGAATGATGCTAAACTCAGG GAAATTTATACATTTGGAAGAAAATTGGGTCAAGGTAGCTTTGGAGTTGTTTATGAAGCCACCCACATTGGGACACAGACAAAGTGGGCTATAAAGGAGGTGTGCAGACCAGCG GCAGGAAGTTCGAAAGTCGAGATGCTGGAGCATGAAATAGACATTCTCAAACAAGTGAATCATGATAACATAATACATCTAAAGGAAGTCTACGAGACGCCCAGG ATGATGTATTTGGTTACTGAGCTGTGCGATGGAGGTGAACTGAGGCATCTGTTGCAGCGGAAAAGGTTCTTTACAGAGGACGAGACAAGGCATATCATCTGTAGCTTAGCTGACGCCGTCGCCTACCTTCACAAAAGAA ACATAATGCACCGGGACTTGAAACTTGAGAACATTCTTGTGAAAAAATCTCCAGATGTTGATGATAATGACAGGATTAATATCAAG GTGACGGACTTTGGATTATCGGCGAAGACAGGTGTAGGGATTGAGAACATAATGAAGGAGGCCTGCGGGACTCTTGGCTATATGG CACCTGAAATGATGAGCGGCCGTGGTTACAGCCTGTGGTGTGATGTGTGGAGCATAGGAGTCGTTATGTATATGTT GCTGTGTGGGGAGCCTCCGTTTGTGTCGAGAAAAAAGGCAAACCTACTTGATGAGATTATGAAAAAAGAAGTCACATTTATTCAACCCATCTGGGACACAGTCAGTGATGCAG caaaaaacataTTGACTTGCCTCCTGAAGACGGACCCAGCCTACCGCATGTCCGCTAATCAGCTACTAGAGAACCCATGGATTACG GGTGACACTAATGTGCCTGTTATACAGTCCAATGCGCTGGATCTGATGCGCAACCAAcgggaagagaaggaga GAACAAACACTCTGGAGGACCTGTCCCTCGCCTTCTCTAAGGACACCCTGAACCTATCCCTGGTCCCTGGGGCAGCTTTACCAGAAATAGACGGTAACTGCAGGAACCCTGTTAAACTCAGCCCTGAAAAAGACAGCAGCTTCTGCAGACCCTCCACATCCACCAAGCCG attaaaaacagtGGGGGCAGCCTCCAGCATGACAAGCGCAGAAATGGCACTGAAACCTCAGGACCACCTCAACCTACCACCATACAG TCTCATGCCGGTGTGAAAGCCACCACACAGCTGAGTGCAAAGCAGCACAGGCCTCAGGAGAAGAAGGACCTCAGTACTGGACAGAAACCAGTCCCTGACCTTAGTAAGGCAGACAACCAGAGAGTAAGGACTGGGCCCCGCAAACCACCAGCTGGCTCTAAGACTAATAACCATTCagaataa